In one window of Capra hircus breed San Clemente unplaced genomic scaffold, ASM170441v1, whole genome shotgun sequence DNA:
- the LOC108635554 gene encoding zinc finger protein 280B-like, which translates to MERPCMLREEEQEPEVRKREGENKQVGDDDDELILVGVEDANEDADVIFVGMTSASKPVVSNILNRDTPGSCSRRKRYGHFRKGNTHKLQPVSHVTPTSEATTVLPVSDFESRSTDSPIIIEPPSQADLKNISPQIVPNCFSKELCSSLITFTSSCQHPVERAVSAGDMNKSPHVSKRLSTCETNSRNPRRPKLSDGIIGEHSLGFSPSGIFHTVPTQQSTPDRVHTSLSHAQNGEPCPTPFPKDSVHCKPVRPLGENGLTKTDFPSLASPDKIVDPTEGNLIVLLRDFYYGEHIGVGQPEPKTHTAFKCLSCLKVLKNVKFMNHMKHHLELERQRGDSWKNHTTCQHCLRQFPTPFQLQCHIESVHTPQGPSAVCQICELSFETDQVLLEHMKDNHKPGEMPYVCQVCSYRSSFFADVDAHFRACHGNTENLLCPFCLKIFKTATAYRRHHRGHWEKGFHQCSKCRLQFLTFKEKREHKTRCHQMFKKPKQLEGLSPETKVVIQVSLEPLQAGLVEIASITVNTSDFESSPPKSKSRRS; encoded by the coding sequence atgGAACGACCGTGTATGTTAcgtgaagaagaacaagagccagaagtacggaaaagggagggagaaaacaaacaagtaggtgatgatgatgatgaactgatcttggttggagtggaagatgcaaatgaagatgctgacgtgatctttgttgggatgacctcagcttcaaaaccagtcgtttcaaacatactgaacagagataccccaggttcttgttcaaggagaaaaaggtatggTCACTTCAGGAAAGGTAACACTCACAAATTACAGCCCGTTAGTCATGTGACTCCTACATCAGAAGCAACgactgtcttgccagtttctgactTCGAATCAAGATCAACAGATAGTCCTATTATTATTGAACCTCCGTCTCAAgctgatttgaaaaatatttcaccacAGATAGTGCCtaattgcttttcaaaggagttatgttcttctttgattaccttcacaagttcatgtcagcatccagtagaaagagcagtttctgcaggagatatgaataaaagtcctcatgtatcaaagcgactttccacttgtgaaacaaatagcagaaatcccagaaggcctaagctcagtgatggcattataggggaacattctttaggtttttccccttcaggtatttttcatacagtgcccactcagcaaagcacaccagaccgtgtccatacctcactaagccacgctcagaatggagaaccttgtccgacaccttttccaaaggacagtgttcattgcaagcctgtaagacctttaggggaaaatggactgacaaaaactgattttccaagtttagcaagtccagacaagattgttgatcccacagaaggaaatctgattgtgttacttcgtgacttctactatggagagcatataggagttgggcagccagaaccgaagacccacacagcgtttaaatgcctcagctgcttgaaagttctaaaaaatgtcaagtttatgaatcacatgaagcaccatttggaacttgagaggcagagaggtgacagctggaaaaaccacaccacctgccagcactgcctccgccagtttcctactcccttccagctgcagtgtcacattgaaagtgtccacactccccaggggccctccgcagtctgtcaaatctgtgagttgtcctttgagacagatcaggttctcttagagcacatgaaagacaatcataagcctggtgaaatgccctatgtatgccaggtttgcagttacagatcatcattttttgcagatgtggatgcaCATTTCCGAGCATGCCATGGTAACACTGAGAATTTACTTTGCCcgttttgtctcaaaatttttaagactgcaacagcatacagacgtcatcatagagggcactgggaaaagggttttcaccagtgttccaaatgtcggctacagtttttaactttcaaagagaaaagggaacacaagACCCGgtgtcatcaaatgtttaagaagcctaagcagctagaaggattgtctcctgaaacaaaagttgttattcaggtatcactggaaccccttcaagcaggattggtggaaatagcatccattactgtgaacacatctgattttgaatcatcaccccccaaatctaaaagtaggaggtca